AGCAGTTGTATCTCCGGAATAGCCTTGAGTTTGCCACCGTTGGCGAGTACGCTCAGTTCATCCAGGGCGTGGTCGAAAAGCTGAACGGCAAGTGTATTGAGAAGTTCGCTACCGAGCAAGCCCAGTTGCAGCCTTTACCTCAGTACCGTTTCGCCGACTACGACATCGTGAGTGTGCGCGTCAGTTGTCGCAGTACGGTGGACCTCAAGTCGGTGCTCTACACCGTTCCGGAACGATTGATTGGACGCAAGCTGACGGTCCATCTTTATCACAATCGGTGGATTGGCTACCTGGGACAAAAGCCGGTGGTGGAGCTACCCCGTCTGACGGTTGCAGCCCAACATGCGGGACGACGCGCTCGTGCTATCTACTACCGCCATATCATCCAGGGACTGCGGAAAAAGCCGCGTGCCTTGCTGTATTGCACCTGGACTGCTGACATCTTGCCCACTGAGCAATACCGCACGATCTGGCAGCAGCTACTAGATCGTTTTGAGCGCGACAGTGCTGCTCGACTGATGGTCGAAGCCCTTTACATTGCTGCCACGCAGGACAAAGAAGCATCCGTTGCTCAATATCTAGAGCAGCAACTGAGCAATGGCAGTTTGAGCATCGGCGCACTGCAACAACACTTTCAATTGCTCGCAGCCCCAACAACGCCTGAGATTGTCGTTCACCAGCACGAGTTATCCAGTTACGACCAACTTTTACACTATGACCCACTCTCCTGTGCCTCCACCCCCGGCATCGACCGCCGAGCCGACGACCCCCACCCTGCCGCTCTCGCGCTACGAGAGCCTGAACCTGCATCTGAAGAACCTGAAGCTGTCGCACATGCTGCACCACTGGTCGCGCTTGGAGCAGCAGGCAACCCAGGAACATTGGAGCTATGCCCAATTCCTGCTAGCCCTGACAGAGTTAGAAGCAACTCGGCGTTATCAAGCCCGCATTGCCCGTGCCCTGAGCGAGTCCCAACTGCCTGTGGGCAAGTCCCTGAGCAACTTCGAGTTCGCCCACTGTCCCACCCTCAACCCAGCAGTGGTGATGCAACTGGCGCAGCAGATGCAGTGGATCATGCAGGGCAGCAACTGCTTGATTTTCGGACCCTCAGGGACGGGGAAAACGCATCTGGCAACTGCCGTTGCCCGGTCTGCTCTGGAGTTGGGCAAACGAGTCAAGTTCTTTGCCGCCACCAGTCTGGTGCAGACGCTTCAGCAAGCCAAGCTCAACCTGACGCTGCCGGTGATGTTGACCAAACTCGACCGCTACGATCTGCTGGTCATTGACGACCTGGGCTATGTCAAAAAGAGTGAGGCGGAGACGAGTGTGCTATTTGAGCTAATTGCCCACCGCTACGAACGGAAGAGCTTGATGATTACGGCAAACCAGCCGTTCAGTGAATGGGACAGCATCTTTGCAGACTCGATGATGACGGTGGCGGCGATTGACCGTTTGGTGCATCATGCCGTGATTCTGGAAATTCAAGCACCCAGCTATCGCCAGCAAGCAGCCCTGACGCAAGCCAAGGCAGCAAAAGCAGTCCAGCCAGACCCGAAACAATAACGATATTGATGACTCAAGTTCATCCAACAGTGTTTTATTGTTGCACTGCTGGATGGATTTTTGTGTCAACTTATTTGTCTTGATTGGTGTTCCTGCGATCCTCAAAATAGGTAGTTATCATCACGGTGTCAATTATGTAGTTGTCATCGCGATGTCAATTAGTTTTTGAGTTGATCATAGGAAAATATAATTGGCGAGGACTGGTCTTGATAGTTGACATTTCACAAAGGCTGATCCATAAACAGCCAGAACGGATAAAGGCTTAATTCTGGCAACTGGAGAATAATAGCCTAAAGAACCTGTTCAATGGCGCGTGCTAGCAAATTTCTATCGGAAGACTGACAATAAACCGCACCCCTCTCGCATCACTCTCAGC
The Leptolyngbya ohadii IS1 genome window above contains:
- the istB gene encoding IS21-like element helper ATPase IstB, whose product is MLHHWSRLEQQATQEHWSYAQFLLALTELEATRRYQARIARALSESQLPVGKSLSNFEFAHCPTLNPAVVMQLAQQMQWIMQGSNCLIFGPSGTGKTHLATAVARSALELGKRVKFFAATSLVQTLQQAKLNLTLPVMLTKLDRYDLLVIDDLGYVKKSEAETSVLFELIAHRYERKSLMITANQPFSEWDSIFADSMMTVAAIDRLVHHAVILEIQAPSYRQQAALTQAKAAKAVQPDPKQ